A single region of the Candidatus Protochlamydia amoebophila UWE25 genome encodes:
- a CDS encoding DNA polymerase III subunit delta': MNKFPSSFSFLVGNDPIKIYLQRMLIKKAIGNSLLFAGPNGVGKGLFAYALASQLICEQEEKNKYKIENGLHPDIHIYRPEGKLGLHGIQSLRELSEEVHLPPYEASWKIFIIHDAERMLSVSANTLLKTFEEPPPKTVIILLSQSQAALLPTIVSRCRTLHFQPIHASEIEKVLVERMYLETEFAQNIASLSQGSLGRAVQLIQKKGDESRIFLLNTLSQLPLTSYKEFTQIVGELVAQIELSKKLFEEKAKEEFLKLFSEQLSTAHQQHLEKEIEGRCTQIFLQDVESLFDQLFAWYRDLHLLQLTQNKSLLIHSDYAESIEQILQRGNLLPLEIVQKSIEEARLSLQRSTSLNICLENLFLKLAWI, encoded by the coding sequence TTGAACAAATTTCCCTCTTCTTTTTCTTTTCTCGTTGGTAATGATCCTATTAAAATTTATCTGCAAAGAATGCTTATAAAAAAAGCTATCGGAAATTCTTTACTTTTTGCTGGACCAAATGGCGTTGGGAAAGGGCTGTTTGCCTATGCATTGGCGAGTCAATTAATCTGTGAACAAGAAGAAAAAAATAAGTATAAAATAGAAAATGGGTTGCATCCTGATATTCATATTTATCGTCCTGAAGGAAAGTTAGGCCTACATGGTATTCAATCGCTTAGAGAATTAAGTGAAGAAGTTCACTTACCTCCTTATGAAGCCTCTTGGAAGATTTTTATTATTCATGATGCTGAACGCATGTTGAGTGTTAGTGCTAACACGCTATTAAAAACTTTTGAAGAGCCTCCACCAAAAACGGTGATCATTCTACTAAGTCAATCACAAGCAGCGCTTTTACCAACAATTGTCTCTCGTTGTCGAACCCTTCATTTTCAACCAATTCATGCAAGTGAAATTGAAAAAGTATTAGTCGAACGAATGTATTTAGAAACTGAATTTGCTCAAAACATAGCAAGCTTATCACAAGGATCTTTAGGAAGAGCTGTTCAATTGATTCAAAAAAAAGGGGATGAAAGTCGTATTTTTCTATTGAATACACTTTCCCAGTTGCCTTTAACGAGTTATAAAGAATTTACTCAAATTGTTGGAGAATTGGTGGCACAAATTGAACTTTCTAAAAAACTCTTTGAAGAAAAAGCCAAAGAGGAATTTCTAAAGTTATTTAGTGAGCAATTATCCACAGCGCATCAACAACATCTTGAAAAAGAAATCGAGGGAAGGTGCACGCAGATTTTTCTACAAGACGTAGAATCTTTATTTGATCAACTTTTCGCTTGGTATCGGGATTTGCATCTCTTACAACTGACTCAAAACAAATCATTGTTAATTCACAGCGATTATGCTGAAAGCATTGAGCAGATATTACAAAGAGGAAATCTTTTACCCTTAGAAATAGTTCAAAAAAGTATTGAAGAAGCCCGTCTATCACTTCAACGTTCGACATCTTTAAATATTTGCCTAGAAAATTTATTTTTAAAATTGGCTTGGATTTAA
- the tmk gene encoding dTMP kinase, with protein sequence MPSTKFKGYFITIEGGEGSGKSTLLNQLGDYFRNKGFEVIQTREPGGTKLGESIRHLLLNHEDSISIGHQAELLLFLAARAQHIEELIQPALKAGKIVLCDRFNDSTIAYQGAARGLNAKKIQEFCQLVCAEILPNWTLFLDVSPEIGLARTQKIQKVHAQMGQLDRIESEKIEFHERVRQAFLSLVQQEPQRIYRIDANESQSKVLQKALEFLEEQWSDSELKT encoded by the coding sequence ATGCCTTCAACGAAATTTAAGGGGTATTTTATCACAATCGAAGGAGGAGAGGGATCTGGTAAATCGACCCTTCTCAACCAATTAGGAGACTATTTTCGGAATAAAGGGTTTGAAGTCATTCAAACACGTGAACCTGGAGGAACAAAGCTTGGTGAATCAATTCGACATTTGTTGTTGAATCATGAGGATAGCATCTCTATTGGACACCAAGCAGAATTATTATTATTTTTGGCTGCAAGAGCTCAACATATTGAAGAGTTAATTCAACCAGCGCTTAAAGCTGGAAAAATTGTGCTTTGTGATCGTTTTAATGATTCTACGATTGCTTATCAAGGAGCAGCACGAGGATTAAATGCTAAAAAAATACAAGAGTTTTGCCAACTTGTTTGCGCAGAAATACTTCCTAATTGGACATTATTTCTAGATGTGTCTCCAGAGATTGGCTTAGCACGTACTCAAAAAATTCAAAAAGTTCATGCGCAAATGGGGCAATTAGATCGCATCGAATCCGAAAAAATTGAATTTCACGAACGTGTTCGTCAGGCTTTTTTATCTCTTGTCCAGCAAGAACCTCAGCGAATATATCGTATTGATGCTAATGAAAGTCAATCAAAAGTTTTACAAAAAGCGCTTGAATTTTTAGAAGAGCAGTGGTCTGACTCGGAGTTGAAAACTTGA
- the gyrA gene encoding DNA topoisomerase (ATP-hydrolyzing) subunit A, which yields MSYTKDEVIVSRNVEDEMKDSYLRYSMSVIISRALPDARDGLKPSQRRILYAMRQLNLGPNGKHRKCAKISGDTSGDYHPHGEMVIYPTLVRMAQKWIMRYNLVDGQGNFGSVDGDPPAAMRYTEARLTTAAVQLMDDLDKDTVEMVPNYDETKKEPTVFPSKFPNLLCNGSSGIAVGMATNIPPHNLNELIKATLLLLENPTTSIDDIMKVMPGPDFPTGGMICGYRGIKEAFHTGRGKLILRGVIRVEENEDNPDRSRLAIDEIPYNVNKSRLIEHIAELINNKTITGISDLRDESDKDGMRIVIELKRGEVPEVIINQLYKFSDLQITFGCNMLALDKGLPRTMNVKQLISVWIEHRIDVVRRRTRFELNKAEARAHILEGYLKAIDHLDEVVRLIRASSNRDEARIELIKQFEFTERQANAILDLRLYQLTGLERDKINDEYQELLKKIDYLRAVLASEAMVKEIIREELLDIQKHHKSERQTQIIAAETEVNMEDLIANEPVIITISQDDYIKRMPVNTFREQRRGGQGVTGMQLKREEDVIKGLYVATTHDYLLIFTNLGRCYWLKVWQIPETGRKSKGKPLINLLEDIRPEEKIATIQRVSSFEEEACILMATKRAVVKKSLLNEFSNPRRKGIWALDIDEGDELVAARLVKPEQQVMLFTHQGMAVRFEESNVRPMGRTARGVKGATLRGENDYIVGCEVVNGDESILVVCENGFGKRSQVDDFRQTNRGGVGVRSIITSERNGKVIGALCVTDEDGMVMMSATGQTVRINMNDLRVMGRNTQGVKLANLKENDYLVAIQKLQGSENQSEELLASDTIELNENNVSFESPEIKMSVKPSSEEITDQSE from the coding sequence ATGTCCTACACTAAAGACGAAGTCATCGTTTCTCGAAACGTAGAAGATGAAATGAAAGATAGCTATTTACGCTATTCAATGTCAGTCATCATTTCTCGCGCTCTTCCGGATGCACGTGATGGTTTAAAACCCTCTCAGCGTCGAATTCTCTATGCTATGCGACAACTTAATCTAGGTCCTAATGGAAAGCATAGAAAATGTGCCAAAATTTCGGGTGACACGTCGGGTGACTACCATCCACATGGAGAAATGGTCATTTACCCAACTCTCGTTAGAATGGCTCAGAAGTGGATTATGCGATACAATTTGGTAGATGGACAAGGAAACTTCGGTTCTGTTGATGGAGATCCTCCGGCTGCGATGCGTTATACTGAAGCTCGTTTGACAACAGCAGCTGTCCAACTGATGGACGACTTGGATAAAGACACTGTTGAAATGGTTCCTAACTATGATGAGACTAAGAAAGAACCTACTGTTTTTCCTTCTAAATTTCCTAATCTTCTTTGCAACGGTTCATCTGGAATTGCGGTGGGGATGGCTACGAATATTCCTCCTCACAATTTAAATGAGTTAATCAAAGCAACTTTACTCTTGTTAGAAAATCCTACAACTTCAATTGATGACATTATGAAGGTGATGCCCGGCCCAGATTTTCCAACAGGAGGGATGATTTGCGGTTATCGGGGGATTAAAGAAGCTTTCCATACAGGAAGGGGAAAGCTCATTTTAAGAGGAGTCATTCGAGTTGAGGAAAACGAAGATAATCCGGATCGTTCTCGTTTAGCCATCGATGAAATTCCCTACAATGTAAATAAATCCCGTTTAATCGAACACATTGCAGAACTCATCAATAATAAAACGATTACAGGGATTTCAGATTTACGCGATGAGTCCGATAAAGATGGAATGCGTATTGTTATCGAATTAAAGCGTGGAGAAGTTCCAGAAGTTATCATCAATCAGCTTTATAAGTTTAGTGATTTGCAAATTACCTTTGGATGCAACATGCTTGCATTAGATAAAGGTTTACCTCGTACCATGAATGTTAAACAGCTAATTTCTGTTTGGATTGAACATCGCATTGATGTGGTACGTCGACGTACTCGATTTGAGCTTAATAAAGCAGAAGCGCGAGCTCATATTCTAGAAGGATATTTAAAAGCAATTGATCATTTAGATGAAGTTGTTCGTCTGATTCGTGCAAGTAGTAATCGGGATGAGGCTCGCATTGAATTAATAAAACAATTTGAATTCACTGAACGTCAAGCCAATGCAATTTTAGATTTAAGACTATATCAATTAACTGGGCTTGAAAGAGATAAAATTAATGATGAATATCAAGAATTGTTAAAAAAGATTGATTATTTACGAGCCGTTTTAGCAAGCGAAGCAATGGTTAAAGAGATTATTCGTGAGGAGCTATTAGATATTCAAAAGCATCATAAATCTGAGAGACAGACACAAATCATTGCGGCAGAAACTGAAGTCAATATGGAAGACTTGATCGCAAATGAGCCTGTGATTATTACAATTTCTCAAGATGATTATATTAAGCGTATGCCTGTCAATACATTTCGTGAGCAACGAAGAGGTGGCCAGGGTGTGACAGGAATGCAGCTCAAGCGAGAAGAAGATGTGATTAAGGGTCTATACGTTGCAACAACGCACGATTATTTGCTTATTTTCACTAATCTAGGTCGTTGTTATTGGTTAAAAGTATGGCAAATTCCAGAAACGGGACGCAAATCCAAAGGAAAACCTCTTATTAATCTTTTAGAAGATATTCGCCCGGAAGAAAAAATTGCGACTATTCAACGCGTCTCTTCTTTTGAAGAAGAAGCGTGCATTTTGATGGCTACTAAGCGTGCTGTTGTTAAAAAATCGCTTCTCAATGAATTTAGCAACCCCAGAAGAAAAGGGATTTGGGCTCTTGACATTGATGAAGGAGACGAACTTGTTGCCGCTCGCCTTGTTAAACCTGAGCAGCAAGTAATGCTTTTTACTCATCAGGGGATGGCAGTCCGTTTTGAAGAAAGCAACGTTCGCCCAATGGGAAGAACAGCACGCGGAGTCAAAGGGGCAACCTTACGTGGTGAAAATGATTATATCGTAGGATGTGAAGTTGTTAACGGTGATGAGTCTATCTTAGTCGTCTGTGAAAATGGCTTCGGTAAACGTTCTCAGGTAGATGATTTCCGCCAAACAAATCGAGGTGGTGTAGGAGTTCGCTCTATTATTACAAGTGAACGTAATGGGAAGGTAATCGGAGCTCTCTGTGTCACAGATGAAGATGGCATGGTTATGATGTCTGCAACCGGGCAAACAGTTCGTATTAATATGAATGATCTTCGGGTCATGGGGCGCAATACGCAAGGCGTCAAATTAGCAAATTTAAAAGAGAATGATTATCTTGTCGCTATTCAGAAATTACAAGGTAGTGAAAATCAAAGTGAAGAGTTATTAGCTTCAGATACAATTGAACTTAACGAAAACAACGTTTCTTTTGAATCACCAGAAATTAAAATGTCAGTAAAGCCCAGCTCAGAAGAAATTACTGATCAATCGGAATAG
- the gyrB gene encoding DNA topoisomerase (ATP-hydrolyzing) subunit B, with the protein MSQDTLSSDKPKIQLKEYDASSITVLEGLQAVRERPGMYIGDTGVNGLHHLVYEVIDNCIDEAMAGYCTAIDVVLHKDNSISIEDDGRGIPVERHENESRKQGREVSAIEVVMTILHAGGKFDKDTYKVSGGLHGVGVSCVNALSKKMIVQVCKNGLMHEIEFSQGKVVKPVQVIGETTKRGTKVWFWPDPEVMTTIDFDYDILAKRFRELAFLNKGINIFFRDEKHAEKEDVNFCYQGGLSSFVSYLNENKEPLFSNPIYFHGVKPGDDAPIEFEVAMQWNDGYSETIFSYVNNIPTRQGGSHLTGFSTALTRVLNNYIKNHNLLKSDKISINGEDMREGLTAVISVKVANPQFEGQTKQRLGNSDVGSVVQQIVGEELAIFLDENPSMAKLITDKAIIAAQAREAARKARELTLRKSALDSARLPGKLTDCQEKNPALCEIYIVEGDSAGGSAKSGRDRRFQAILPIRGKILNVEKARLEKVLQNTEVGTMVAALGCGIGKDGFNLEKLRYHKVIIMTDADVDGSHIRTLLLTFFYRHMPALVENNFIYIAQPPLYRVSRKKTSRYIHSEREMDDYLLELGLSDIQIKLASRENILSLEETKKLVSTILAVEIFIDRIEKKGIPFREFLALKNENGLLPRFQMNLMEGARFAYSEDEFVALRQSEEESQRQRHQETLASIPADEITPEMRTFKPSRLHFIELYEEGGIEEIQEPLQEYGLDFSYYMCANGVILDIVEEGGKTYTYYTLREVIDFLRNNGRKGIEIQRYKGLGEMNADQLWETTMDPVKRTLIKVTLPDVIAADHMFTMLMGEDVPPRRAFIEQHALSVKNLDV; encoded by the coding sequence ATGTCTCAAGATACACTTAGTTCAGATAAACCCAAGATTCAACTCAAAGAGTACGATGCTAGCTCCATCACTGTTTTAGAAGGACTTCAGGCTGTTCGAGAACGCCCTGGTATGTATATTGGTGATACAGGTGTCAATGGTCTTCATCATCTTGTCTATGAAGTAATAGACAATTGTATAGATGAAGCAATGGCTGGTTACTGTACAGCTATCGACGTTGTTTTACATAAAGATAATTCTATTAGTATTGAAGACGATGGACGAGGGATTCCAGTTGAACGCCATGAGAATGAGTCTCGCAAGCAAGGAAGAGAAGTGTCTGCCATAGAAGTTGTTATGACTATTCTGCATGCCGGGGGTAAGTTTGATAAAGATACTTATAAGGTTTCAGGAGGCTTGCATGGCGTCGGTGTTTCTTGTGTGAATGCTCTTTCAAAAAAAATGATTGTGCAAGTTTGTAAAAATGGCCTTATGCACGAAATTGAATTTTCTCAAGGGAAGGTTGTTAAACCAGTTCAAGTAATTGGAGAAACGACAAAACGAGGAACCAAAGTTTGGTTTTGGCCTGATCCTGAAGTGATGACAACAATTGACTTCGACTATGACATTTTAGCTAAGCGATTCAGAGAATTAGCTTTTTTGAATAAAGGAATTAATATTTTTTTTAGAGATGAAAAACATGCTGAAAAAGAAGATGTCAATTTTTGCTATCAAGGGGGGTTAAGCTCATTTGTTTCTTACCTCAATGAAAATAAAGAACCTCTTTTTTCTAATCCTATTTATTTTCATGGGGTAAAGCCTGGAGATGATGCTCCGATTGAATTTGAAGTTGCAATGCAATGGAATGATGGATATTCCGAAACCATTTTTTCTTATGTAAATAATATTCCAACAAGGCAAGGTGGGTCCCATTTAACTGGTTTTTCTACAGCTCTTACCCGTGTTTTGAATAATTACATTAAAAATCATAACCTTTTGAAGTCGGATAAAATCTCCATTAACGGAGAAGATATGAGAGAGGGATTGACAGCTGTAATTTCTGTCAAGGTCGCTAATCCTCAATTTGAAGGACAAACAAAACAAAGACTTGGTAATAGTGATGTAGGTTCTGTTGTCCAGCAAATTGTCGGAGAAGAGTTAGCGATATTTCTCGATGAAAATCCTTCCATGGCTAAATTAATTACTGATAAAGCTATCATAGCGGCGCAGGCACGTGAAGCTGCTCGCAAAGCAAGGGAATTAACTTTACGTAAATCGGCTTTGGATAGTGCGCGACTTCCTGGAAAATTGACTGACTGCCAAGAAAAAAATCCAGCTCTTTGTGAAATTTATATTGTTGAGGGGGATTCTGCGGGTGGTTCTGCTAAATCTGGAAGAGATAGGCGTTTTCAAGCAATCTTACCGATTCGAGGAAAAATTCTAAATGTTGAAAAAGCACGTTTAGAAAAAGTATTACAAAATACTGAAGTAGGAACCATGGTGGCTGCTCTTGGTTGCGGGATTGGGAAAGACGGCTTTAATCTGGAAAAACTTCGTTATCATAAAGTCATTATCATGACGGATGCGGATGTGGACGGATCTCACATTCGTACACTCCTTTTAACTTTTTTTTATCGTCATATGCCGGCGTTGGTAGAAAACAATTTTATTTATATTGCTCAACCTCCTCTTTATCGTGTGTCCCGTAAAAAAACGAGTCGTTACATACACTCGGAAAGAGAAATGGATGATTATTTACTAGAGCTTGGATTAAGCGATATACAAATAAAGCTAGCTTCCCGAGAAAATATTTTAAGTCTGGAAGAAACTAAAAAACTAGTTTCTACAATTTTGGCTGTTGAGATTTTTATAGATCGCATAGAAAAAAAAGGAATTCCTTTTAGAGAATTTTTAGCTTTAAAAAATGAGAACGGTCTACTTCCTCGTTTTCAAATGAATTTAATGGAGGGAGCTCGTTTTGCTTATTCAGAAGATGAATTTGTAGCTTTGAGACAGTCTGAAGAAGAGAGTCAGCGTCAACGACATCAAGAAACGCTAGCTTCCATTCCAGCAGATGAAATTACTCCTGAAATGCGTACTTTTAAACCTAGTCGACTTCATTTTATTGAGCTTTATGAAGAAGGTGGAATTGAAGAAATTCAAGAACCTTTACAAGAATATGGACTGGATTTTAGTTACTACATGTGTGCAAATGGAGTGATCTTGGACATTGTGGAAGAAGGGGGAAAAACTTACACTTATTACACACTACGCGAAGTCATTGATTTTTTGCGAAATAATGGACGTAAGGGAATTGAAATTCAGCGTTACAAAGGTCTTGGTGAGATGAATGCGGACCAGCTTTGGGAAACCACGATGGATCCTGTTAAGAGAACTCTCATTAAAGTGACGTTACCGGATGTAATTGCAGCCGATCACATGTTTACGATGTTAATGGGAGAAGATGTTCCTCCCCGACGTGCTTTTATTGAACAACATGCTCTGTCAGTTAAAAATTTAGATGTTTAA
- a CDS encoding DUF721 domain-containing protein yields MSKPYSRTSRSYDGTEVTSHHINDLLPNVLSKIGKAYEQRSDLILAMWPIIIGPKLSALTQAVSFSSGVLVVKVKNSTLYSLLSQNDKPRLLSQLRQKFPRVEIKTILFRIG; encoded by the coding sequence GTGAGCAAGCCCTATTCTCGCACATCTAGAAGTTATGATGGAACAGAGGTGACGAGTCATCATATCAACGATTTACTGCCAAATGTTCTATCAAAAATTGGTAAAGCTTATGAACAACGATCTGATTTGATTTTGGCGATGTGGCCTATCATTATTGGTCCCAAGCTTTCTGCGTTGACACAAGCCGTTTCTTTTTCATCTGGAGTGCTTGTTGTTAAGGTGAAAAATTCAACTCTTTATAGTTTGCTAAGTCAAAATGATAAGCCGCGCCTCTTAAGCCAGCTTAGACAAAAGTTTCCTCGAGTAGAAATCAAAACGATTTTATTTCGAATTGGTTGA
- a CDS encoding autotransporter domain-containing protein yields MRKILLTIMASLLSCSAAQAFWPEATDSSLEVGFGYRRDELKWKTRTGLDSSDSGYSAASPFGAQSTLKWKNLNIWQIEARGEYVTCDNVYLRASGDYGWIVSGKNRDSDYINAGEESQLEISRTHAKTRGHVYDVDVALGYQFKLCDDSFSVTPVVGYSWKGQHLKDRHLRFATSPIGESSSSSGLLRASSDYYDYSSSSSSSSSSNFHNRYNTRWNGPFVGVDFDYRISCDLELFLDYEFHFAKYHAKADWKLRNDLPNGFHHRSKSSQGHVLDFGVKWDLDECWTLALKGGIQYFHARRGHDRSLVTKTEVGNVDTKCFVSIPLRDVKWCSGSVTFDVGMAF; encoded by the coding sequence ATGCGCAAAATCCTTTTGACAATTATGGCATCCCTTTTAAGTTGTTCTGCTGCTCAAGCATTTTGGCCTGAAGCAACAGATTCATCTTTAGAAGTTGGCTTTGGCTATCGTAGAGATGAACTTAAGTGGAAAACCCGTACTGGTCTCGACAGCTCAGATAGTGGCTATTCGGCAGCATCACCATTTGGAGCTCAATCGACATTAAAATGGAAAAATTTAAATATCTGGCAAATCGAAGCTAGAGGTGAGTATGTCACTTGTGACAATGTTTACTTGCGTGCTAGTGGAGATTACGGTTGGATCGTAAGTGGTAAGAATAGAGATTCTGACTACATTAATGCAGGCGAAGAGTCTCAATTAGAAATTTCTCGCACGCATGCTAAAACAAGAGGTCATGTTTACGATGTAGACGTTGCTCTTGGATATCAATTTAAATTGTGTGACGATAGCTTTTCTGTTACACCAGTCGTTGGTTATTCTTGGAAAGGCCAACACTTGAAAGATCGTCATTTAAGATTTGCAACTAGCCCTATAGGTGAAAGCAGCAGTAGCAGCGGCCTTCTTCGTGCTTCTAGCGACTACTACGATTACAGCTCTTCTTCTTCTTCTTCTTCTAGTTCAAATTTCCATAACCGTTATAACACACGTTGGAATGGACCATTTGTTGGAGTTGATTTTGACTATCGTATTAGCTGTGATTTAGAATTGTTCTTAGATTATGAATTTCATTTTGCAAAATATCATGCAAAAGCTGATTGGAAATTACGTAATGATCTTCCAAATGGTTTTCACCACCGCTCAAAAAGTTCTCAAGGTCATGTACTTGACTTTGGTGTGAAATGGGATTTGGATGAGTGCTGGACGCTTGCTTTAAAAGGTGGAATTCAGTATTTCCATGCAAGACGTGGACATGATCGTTCTTTAGTTACTAAAACTGAAGTAGGTAATGTTGACACAAAATGTTTCGTATCAATCCCACTTAGAGATGTTAAGTGGTGCTCTGGTAGCGTTACATTTGATGTAGGAATGGCATTCTAA
- the ispH gene encoding 4-hydroxy-3-methylbut-2-enyl diphosphate reductase has product MKLLLSKPRGFCAGVERAIETVEKALLLWGSPIYVKHEIVHNRHVVQGLKTKGAIFIEDVEDVPVGARLIYSAHGVSPAVREQAKKRQLIEIDATCGLVTRVHSAVKRYALQGYQIILIGHHNHVEIIGTAGEAPDVTTIVESVEDVKNLNFSSQDKLFYITQTTLSLDDVKEITQALIVKYPHVETLPSSSICYATTNRQMALREITDLTDLVLVVGDPQSSNSNRLREAASTRGIESYLINDEKEIHPEWLLGKQVIGLTAGASTPEEIVQKCIQCLIELGVNEVEDIVYTHEDVVFQLPKPIVNARFSVD; this is encoded by the coding sequence ATGAAACTGTTGTTATCTAAGCCCCGCGGTTTTTGTGCTGGAGTCGAGCGAGCGATTGAAACAGTTGAAAAAGCTCTTCTTCTTTGGGGATCTCCTATTTATGTCAAGCATGAGATTGTTCACAATCGACATGTTGTTCAAGGCTTAAAGACGAAAGGAGCTATTTTTATTGAAGATGTAGAAGATGTACCAGTGGGAGCTAGGTTGATTTATTCAGCACATGGTGTATCACCTGCGGTCAGAGAACAAGCTAAAAAAAGACAACTGATAGAAATAGACGCCACATGTGGCTTAGTAACTAGAGTTCATTCTGCAGTAAAACGATATGCTTTACAAGGCTATCAGATTATCTTGATTGGCCATCATAACCATGTCGAGATTATTGGAACCGCAGGTGAAGCACCTGATGTAACAACAATCGTAGAGTCTGTGGAAGATGTCAAAAATTTAAATTTCTCTTCTCAGGACAAACTTTTTTATATTACACAAACAACTTTGAGTTTGGATGATGTGAAAGAGATTACGCAAGCCCTAATTGTTAAATATCCTCATGTAGAAACATTACCGAGTTCTTCCATTTGCTATGCGACAACAAACCGCCAAATGGCCCTTAGGGAAATTACTGACCTAACAGATCTTGTGTTAGTCGTGGGTGATCCGCAAAGTTCCAATTCAAATCGATTGAGAGAAGCTGCTTCGACAAGAGGAATAGAATCTTATTTAATTAATGATGAAAAAGAAATTCATCCTGAATGGCTATTAGGAAAGCAAGTCATAGGCTTGACTGCTGGTGCATCAACTCCTGAAGAAATTGTTCAAAAATGCATCCAGTGTTTGATAGAATTAGGTGTAAATGAAGTGGAAGACATCGTTTATACTCACGAAGATGTTGTCTTCCAATTACCAAAACCTATTGTTAACGCACGTTTTAGTGTTGATTAA
- a CDS encoding low molecular weight protein-tyrosine-phosphatase, which yields MMETINVLFVCMGNICRSPAAEGILRHFAKKEPDLAFHIESCGMGDWHVGHSPDVRMQEAAKSRGIILTSQAQQFQKEFFNRFDYILVADKEVLESLYQHAKSTEQKSKIMFMTEYSQFYQGQEVPDPYYQPGGAFELVLDILEDSCVGLLNHIRVKEEKK from the coding sequence ATGATGGAAACAATAAATGTACTCTTTGTCTGCATGGGCAATATTTGTAGGTCTCCTGCTGCGGAAGGAATTTTACGTCATTTTGCAAAGAAAGAGCCCGATCTAGCCTTCCATATCGAAAGTTGTGGAATGGGAGATTGGCATGTTGGTCATAGTCCTGACGTACGGATGCAAGAAGCTGCGAAATCAAGAGGAATCATTTTGACTAGTCAAGCTCAGCAATTTCAAAAAGAATTTTTTAATCGATTTGATTATATTTTAGTGGCAGATAAAGAAGTACTTGAATCACTTTATCAACATGCAAAATCTACTGAGCAAAAATCTAAAATTATGTTCATGACAGAGTACAGTCAATTTTATCAAGGACAGGAAGTCCCAGACCCTTATTATCAACCGGGTGGTGCTTTTGAATTAGTCCTTGATATTTTAGAAGATTCTTGTGTGGGTCTACTAAATCATATTCGAGTGAAAGAAGAAAAAAAATGA